The following proteins are encoded in a genomic region of Liolophura sinensis isolate JHLJ2023 chromosome 7, CUHK_Ljap_v2, whole genome shotgun sequence:
- the LOC135471263 gene encoding cell cycle checkpoint protein RAD17-like, which produces MKKPAQWVAPSFDSFDDFMDSGSQKAVKTKQAKLSNTSFAGSFPSATSRTQPCRSLGSGGAKGHLGRSVQKRTVVSAEALWSEKYCPQTKADLAVHPKKVGEVEMWFQNYQKKAGRACPLLLLTGPAGCGKTATLKVLAREMGLDIQEWINPTNSGRSREDWTVDSFTGKKLSDSESQVKVFQDFLLRANKYQTLQIFGGSSSSGKVVIIEDFPNFFFKDPQSFHDVLRKYKQQGKCPLVFVVSDSASGQSNERLLFPPSIQAELNISNISFNPVAMTLLTKLLTRIANSEDSQPGKSNTFTKPTATVVESIAMSCAGDIRGAVNALQFASLKGKGEIVKGQVKVTKGTVKKGQTQRGKGLSKSKTDSGCGEGKEGALGFRDSSLFLFRALGRVLYAKRDPEDSTQSLTLLPSHLSHHNRTPLQVNAEDVIDRCHISGDFFNAYLHQNYLEFFSTIEDVERASEYFSIADFLTSQWAAKRLMDAYASSVAVRGLMHSNCAGPPSGSGRGWKPLHKPQLYASTRKTRDTTDAGKALFQAHWCTPEVLFAETLPYISLINITLHNPRQIAFLQEICRFAEMKGLVKLDDKEGTEIQEENEDGFSCLSAPKVSMPSVVCHNEDSSDTIISNSQSTVKVPAEDEEIVIDEFDEFDD; this is translated from the coding sequence ATGAAGAAACCAGCACAGTGGGTAGCTCCATCCTTTGACAGCTTTGATGACTTTATGGATTCAGGCTCACAGAAAGCTGTCAAAACTAAGCAGGCAAAACTGTCAAATACAAGCTTTGCGGGCTCATTTCCTTCTGCCACATCTCGAACACAACCATGTCGTTCACTGGGCAGTGGAGGTGCCAAAGGCCATCTTGGACGATCTGTGCAAAAGAGAACAGTTGTCAGTGCTGAagcattgtggtcagaaaagtACTGTCCCCAGACTAAAGCTGATCTGGCTGTTCATCCCAAGAAAGTGGGTGAAGTAGAGATGTGGTTTCAGAATTACCAGAAGAAAGCTGGCAGGGCATGCCCATTGCTGTTACTAACTGGACCAGCAGGTTGTGGAAAGACAGCAACGCTGAAAGTGCTGGCCAGAGAGATGGGACTGGACATACAGGAATGGATTAACCCAACCAATAGCGGCCGGAGCAGGGAAGACTGGACTGTCGACAGTTTCACTGGGAAGAAGCTTTCAGACAGTGAGTCTCAAGTCAAGGTTTTTCAAGACTTCCTTCTCAGAGCAAACAAATATCAGACCTTGCAGATATTCGGAGGAAGTAGCTCCTCAGGAAAAGTTGTTATCATCGAAGACTTTCCAAACTTTTTCTTCAAGGACCCGCAAAGCTTTCATGATGTGTTACGGAAATACAAACAGCAAGGAAAGTGCCCTCTGGTGTTTGTTGTCAGCGACAGTGCTAGTGGTCAGTCTAATGAAAGGCTGCTGTTTCCACCCAGTATACAGGCTGAGTTAAACATTAGCAACATCAGCTTTAATCCTGTGGCAATGACTTTGCTGACGAAGCTTCTGACTCGTATTGCGAATTCGGAAGATAGTCAGCCTGGAAAAAGCAATACATTCACCAAACCTACAGCTACAGTAGTAGAGTCCATTGCAATGTCTTGTGCAGGTGATATAAGGGGTGCTGTGAATGCCCTTCAGTTTGCTTCACTGAAAGGGAAAGGGGAGATTGTGAAGGGACAAGTGAAAGTTACTAAAGGAACAGTCAAGAAAGGCCAAACACAAAGAGGTAAAGGTTTGTCCAAAAGCAAAACAGATTCTGGCTGCGGGGAAGGAAAAGAAGGGGCTCTGGGCTTCAGGGATTCCTCTCTCTTCCTGTTCCGCGCTCTAGGCAGGGTGTTGTATGCTAAACGCGACCCTGAGGACTCCACACAAAGTCTGACCCTACTACCGTCACACTTGAGCCATCACAATAGAACGCCATTGCAGGTAAATGCCGAGGACGTCATCGACAGGTGTCACATCTCAGGTGACTTCTTTAATGCATATTTACACCAGAACTACCTTGAGTTTTTCTCCACCATTGAGGATGTGGAGCGAGCTAGCGAGTACTTCAGCATTGCTGACTTTCTGACATCACAGTGGGCTGCCAAACGCCTCATGGACGCCTATGCCTCCTCTGTGGCAGTGAGAGGTCTGATGCACTCTAACTGTGCTGGTCCTCCAAGTGGGTCTGGGAGAGGCTGGAAGCCCCTGCACAAGCCACAACTGTATGCATCTACCAGAAAGACTCGTGATACAACCGATGCTGGCAAGGCTTTGTTCCAGGCACATTGGTGCACACCAGAGGTTCTTTTCGCAGAAACCTTGCCGTACATTTCCCTGATTAACATCACCCTGCACAACCCTCGGCAGATCGCCTTTCTACAGGAGATTTGCAGGTTTGCCGAGATGAAAGGTCTAGTTAAGCTGGACGATAAGGAAGGTACTGAGATACAAGAGGAAAATGAGGATGGATTTTCCTGTCTCTCAGCTCCCAAGGTGTCTATGCCAAGTGTGGTCTGTCACAACGAGGACAGCAGTGATACCATCATATCCAACAGTCAGTCCACAGTCAAAGTACCAGCAGAAGATGAGGAGATAGTAATTGATGAGTTTGACGAATTTGATGATTGA
- the LOC135470570 gene encoding probable very-long-chain enoyl-CoA reductase art-1 — protein MVVEILDAKSQKPLATLTSVTPASTILDVKKEYRKIKTSLYPERQSYRLEPRGRSLKDEDTLSSLGLGAKGVLYFKDLGPQVGWTTVFLTEYAGPLLIYPIFYIRPSCIYGAGATSEPYAKAVHIALACWTFHYAKRLLETVFVHRFSHATMPIMNIFKNSLYYWGFTAFVSYFINHPLYTPPAYGNVQLYGGLALFVVAELGNLSIHIALKNLRPPGTKLRRILNPTSNPLTCLASLVSCPNYTYEALAWIGFSVLSQSLPAALFTAAGFYQMSIWALGKLRNYRREFKEYPRSRKAILPFIL, from the exons ATGGTG GTAGAAATCCTTGATGCAAAATCCCAGAAGCCGCTGGCAACACTGACTTCT GTCACACCAGCTTCTACCATTTTAGATGTCAAAAAGGAATATAGAAAAATAA AAACGAGCCTTTATCCTGAGAGGCAAAGTTATCGTTTGGAACCAC GTGGACGTAGCTTGAAAGATGAGGATACTCTATCGAGCCTTGGGTTAGGCGCTAAAGGTGTTCTCTATTTCAAGGATCTGGGACCTCAAGTAGGATGGACCACT GTATTTCTGACAGAGTATGCGGGTCCGCTGTTGATCTATCCAATCTTTTATATCCGACCCTCCTGTATCTACGGGGCTGGAGCTACCTCAGAGCCATATGCTAAAGCTGTACA TATTGCTTTAGCCTGCTGGACATTCCATTATGCTAAGAGATTACTGGAGACTGTGTTTGTCCATCGCTTCTCCCATGCCACCATGCCCATAATGAACATATTCAAG AATTCCTTGTATTACTGGGGCTTCACAGCCTTTGTCTCTTACTTCATCAACCATCCTCTGTATACCCCTCCAG CATACGGCAATGTTCAGCTTTACGGAGGACTAGCTTTGTTTGTG GTTGCTGAATTGGGTAATCTCTCTATCCACATCGCTCTGAAGAATTTACGACCCCCAG GAACCAAACTGCGCCGCATTCTGAACCCCACTAGCAACCCTCTAACCTGCCTAGCCAGCCTGGTCTCCTGTCCTAACTACACGTACGAGGCTCTGGCCTGGATTGGCTTCAGTGTACTCTCACAATCACTTCCAG CGGCCTTATTCACGGCAGCGGGATTCTACCAGATGTCAATATGGGCTCTGGGCAAACTGCGCAATTACAGGCGAGAGTTCAAGGAGTACCCGCGCAGCAGGAAGGCCATATTACCCTTCATTTTATAA
- the LOC135470296 gene encoding cilia- and flagella-associated protein 57-like, producing MSIALASAKHIFGLKSKVANNICYHDEQTIVYPSGSNCILYNIDQKSQKFIPGSDKGEGMTVLAVSPNRRYVAIAEKGEKPTITIYDLHSQRKKKVLTSQDVQSTEYVSLAFSPDSKYLVAQGGKPDWTLLYWTWEKSKVLAMTKTSNPQNNPPIYQVSFNPQDNTQLCVVGNGIFKHFRYSEGNLKPFNFQKIDPQNYLCHAWVSDERVIVGTDSGRLFLFESGEQKYEFSLTDKKEDRSKDDELSGPPQITAVVAYSKGFACANGPGSVLLYEKTDDRDYFKRTREIKIPSDTSSADPSRATRQIITCLTVSPSEETLVASTDLNQLYYIALSSADLSKGDLAHFEVLAQPFHHGNVTGLDVCMRKPLLATCSMDRSIRIWNYESCNLDLYKEFAEEAYSIALHPSGLYILVGFSDKLRLMNILIDDIRTFKEFTVRGCRECAFSNGGHMFAAVNGNVIHIFSTTTFENVSNLKGHNGKVRSVVWSTDDMKLVSCGMDGAVYEWDTVSSKRVGESVLKSCSYTCVTVSPDGKTTFAVGSDRSLKEIADSTILREMSTQEHMLTSVVLSHSGRMLFGGTNMGSLWSVQYPLTSPGAWQDHQGHGLAITKMKITYDDQYLITVAEDSSIILWKIQDKEGRGLKRDKEVGWAEEILITKSDLEEKNSMMAELKTRVEELKMENEYQLRLKDMNYNEKIKELTEKFIQEMESLKTKNQVLKTDKDKEEAKHEEETAELMEKQAKELQDLESANNQKLMLEYEKFQEQQAKMMKMQEDYERQLQEMEETKARSEEELTEYYEIKLQEMTAKLEQSSEEARQHSREYEETKRQIEEDADREILDIKNKYERRLRDEKEANMRLKGETGIMKKKFTSLQKEIDDHKEEIKKYQAETQKLNNIIRNLEKDIAGLKKEIQERDETIQDKEKRIYDLKKKNQELEKFKFVLDYKIKELKKQIEPRENDIKNMKEQIQEMESELERFHKQNTQLELNITELRQKLKATDKEMHQERQRVRDVEAVVRRFKTDLHNCVGYIQDPKMLKESIKALYQKHVQEDITESASVDADIQKEYSRQREHLERSVASLRKKLTKDSEIHRADNVRIMQENVSLIKEINDLRRELKMARTQIHDLEAALGLHRKQKNTDQNTLAIIAAKTPGALMERDLDERRKIIDLQKIEIRRLRNQIEEFGLMSRTSSGNMRLPPMEQSA from the exons ATGTCTATTGCTCTAGCAAGCGCAAAGCACATATTTGGGCTTAAGTCCAAGGTAGCCAATAACATCTGCTACCATGATGAACAGACAATTGTATACCCGTCAGGGTCAAATTGTATTTTGTACAACATTGACCAGAAATCACAGAAATTCATCCCAGGCAGTGATAAGGGAGAGGGGATGACAGTATTGGCTGTCAGTCCAAACAGAAGATATGTTGCAATTGCTGAAAAGGGAGAAAAGCCGACCATAACTATCTATGACTTGCATTCtcagagaaaaaagaaagtgtTGACATCTCAAGATGTTCAGTCAACAGAGTATGTCAGTTTGGCTTTCTCACCAGACTCAAAATACCTGGTGGCACAAGGTGGCAAACCAGACTGGACTCTGCTTTACTGGACCTGGGAAAAATCGAAAGTTCTAGCTATGACCAAAACATCCAACCCACAGAACAATCCCCCCATTTATCAG GTATCCTTTAACCCACAAGACAACACCCAGCTATGTGTTGTTGGCAATGGAATTTTCAAACACTTCCGCTACAGTGAAGGAAACCTGAAGCCTTTCAACTTCCAGAAGATAGACCCTCAGAACTACCTGTGTCATGCATGGGTGTCAGACGAGAGAGTTATTGTGGGGACTGATAGTGGGAGACTCTTTCTCTTTGAATCTGgagaacaaaaatatgaatttagtCTTACAGACAAAAAGGAGGACAG GTCAAAGGATGATGAATTGAGTGGCCCTCCACAGATCACTGCTGTTGTAGCCTACTCCAAAGGTTTTGCCTGCGCTAATGGACCAGGCTCTGTCCTGCTGTATGAAAAAACAGATGACCGTGATTACTTCAAGCGAACTAGGGAAATAAAG attccatcagacacaaGCAGCGCGGATCCCAGTCGTGCCACGCGCCAGATCATCACCTGTCTGACTGTAAGTCCATCGGAGGAGACACTGGTTGCCAGCACAGATCTTAACCAGCTCTACTACATCGCCCTCTCTAGTGCTGACCTCAGCAAG GGAGACCTGGCCCACTTTGAGGTATTAGCTCAGCCCTTCCATCACGGCAATGTCACAGGCCTGGATGTCTGCATGAGGAAACCACTTTTGGCCACATGTTCTATGGATCGCTCCATTCGCATCTGGAATTATGAAAGCTG CAATCTGGATTTGTACAAAGAGTTTGCTGAGGAGGCCTATAGCATTGCTCTACACCCCTCTGGCCTGTACATACTGGTGGGCTTCAGTGATAAACTGCGGCTAATGAACATTCTCATTGATGATATCCGTACCTTCAAGGAGTTCACTGTCCGCGGCTGCAGGGAG tGTGCCTTCAGTAACGGTGGTCACATGTTCGCTGCTGTGAATGGTAACGTCATTCACATCTTCTCCACAACAACCTTTGAGAATGTCAGTAACCTGAAGGGTCACAATGGCAAAGTGCGCTCAGTCGTCTGGAGCACGGACGACATGAAGCTGGTGTCTTGTGGCATGGACGGGGCCGTCTATGAATGGGACACGGTCTCATCCAAGAGAGTCGGGGAGAGTGTCCTCAAATCCTGCAGTTATACCTGTGTCACCGTCAGCCCAGATGGCAAGACAACATTCGCTGTGGGATCTGATCGCTCCTTGAAAGAGATTGCAGATTCTACG ATTCTGCGAGAGATGTCTACCCAGGAGCATATGCTTACGTCTGTGGTGTTGTCCCACTCTGGTCGTATGTTGTTCGGTGGTACAAACATGGGGTCTCTCTGGTCTGTCCAATACCCACTGACCAGCCCTGGGGCGTGGCAGGATCACCAGGGTCATGGATTGGCCATTACTAAG ATGAAGATAACATATGATGACCAGTACCTAATAACTGTGGCCGAGGATTCGTCAATCATCCTGTGGAAGATTCAGGACAAAGAAGGACGTGGCCTGAAGAGGGACAAGGAGGTGGGCTGGGCTGAGGAGATTCTCATCACCAAGAGTGACCTGGAGGAGAAG AACTCCATGATGGCAGAACTGAAAACCAGAGTAGAGGagttaaaaatggaaaatgaataCCAACTGAGACTGAAGGACATGAACTACAATGAAAAGATCAAAGAACTGACAGAAAAGTTTATCCAGGAGATGGAATCCTTGAAAACCAAAAACCAG gttttaaaaactgacaaaGATAAGGAAGAAGCCAAACACGAGGAAGAAACAGCAGAACTAATGGAAAAGCAGGCTAAGGAATTACAAGATCTGG AATCCGCTAACAACCAGAAGCTGATGCTGGAGTATGAGAAATTCCAGGAGCAGCAGGCTAAGATGATGAAGATGCAGGAAGATTATGAGCGTCAGCTCCAagagatggaggaaaccaaggcaCGCTCCGAAGAGGAGCTGACTGAATATTATGAAATTAAGCTACAGGAAATGACAGCTAAGTTAGAACAG TCCAGTGAGGAAGCCAGGCAGCACAGTCGGGAGTATGAAGAGACCAAACGTCAGATTGAGGAGGATGCTGACAGAGAAATACTGgacatcaaaaacaaatatgAGCGAAGACTGAGGGATGAGAAAGAGGCTAACATGAGACTGAAGGGCGAGACAGGCATCATGAAAAAGAAG TTCACCAGTCTGCAGAAAGAGATTGATGATCACAAAGAGGAGATTAAAAAGTACCAGGCTGAGACGCAGAAGCTGAACAATATCATACGTAATCTGGAGAAAGACATTGCCGGCTTGAAAAAGGAAATACAGGAGAGAGATGAAACCATTCAAGACAAGGAGAAGAGAATCTAcgatttgaaaaagaaaaaccaggAGTTGGAGAAGTTCAAGTTTGTGTTGGATTACAAGATCAAGGAATTGAAGAAACAGATTGAGCCAAGAGAAAACGATATCAAGAATATGAAAGAACAAATTCAAGAG ATGGAGAGTGAGCTTGAGCGGTTCcacaaacaaaacacccagCTGGAGCTGAACATCACTGAGCTGAGACAGAAGCTGAAGGCCACGGACAAGGAGATGCACCAGGAGAGACAGCGGGTGCGTGATGTGGAGGCAGTGGTGCGCAGGTTTAAGACAGATCTGCACAACTGTGTGGGTTACATCCAGGATCCCAAAATGTTGAAGGAGAGCATTAAGGCACTTTACCAGAAGCATGTGCAAGAAGATATT ACGGAGTCAGCTAGTGTTGATGCAGACATCCAGAAGGAATACAGCCGACAAAGAGAACACCTGGAGCGGTCTGTGGCCTCTCTCCGCAAGAAACTCACCAAGGACTCTGAGATCCACAGAGCTGATAATGTCCGCATTATGCAG gagaacGTATCATTGATCAAGGAGATCAATGATCTGCGACGAGAGCTTAAGATGGCTCGCACACAGATCCATGACTTGGAGGCCGCTCTTGGCCTTCACAGGAAACAGAAGAACACGGATCAAAACACCCTGGCTATCATAGCCGCCAAAACACCGGGGGCTCTGATGGAACGTGACTTGGACGAGCGCAGGAAAATCATTGACCTCCAGAAAATAGAAATCCGCAGACTACGAAACCAGATAGAGGAGTTTGGACTAATGAGTCGGACGTCATCGGGAAATATGAGGTTACCTCCCATGGAACAGTCAGCGTAA